TGCTTTTACTAAGTGACGAATATACGCCCGAGAGTAGTTTCTGCAAGTATTACATTTACAATTTGGGTCAATTGGCGAGAAATCACGTGCATATTTTGCATTTCGAATAACAACACGACCTTCCGAAGTCATGCACGTACCATTTCGTGCTATGCGTGTTGGCAAAACGCAGTCAAACATATCAATTCCCCGAATTGCACCATCAATTAAAGAATCAGGCGATCCTACACCCATTAAATAACGTGGCTTTTCACTTGGAAGCATCGGAGTCGTGAAATCTAAAACACGATTCATCACATCTTTAGGCTCACCAACGGAAAGTCCACCAATAGCGTAACCTGGAAAGTCAAGTGACGTTAAGTCTTTAGCACTTAAACGACGAAGGTCCTCATATTCGCCTCCTTGAATAATTCCAAATAAACCTTGATCTCCAGGACGATTATGTGCTTCTAAACATCGTTCAGCCCATCTGCTCGTTCGTTCTACTGAATCCTTCATATATTTGTGTTCTGCTGGATATGGTGGACATTCATCAAAAGCCATCATAATATCCGCACCTAAAGAATTTTGAATATCCATTGCTTTTTCTGGTGACAAAAATAACTTTTCCCCACTAATATGGTTACGGAAATGAACACCTTTTTCTTCTATATCACGTAAATCACTTAAACTAAACACTTGAAATCCACCTGAATCGGTTAAAATTGCTCCATCCCAATTCATAAATTTATGCAAGCCTCCAGCTTCTTTAACAATATCTTCACCAGGTCGAAGCCATAAATGATAGGTGTTTGATAGTATTATTTTGGAACCTATCTCTTCTAATTCTTCAGGACTCATTGTCTTAACTGTTGCGAGTGTGCCCACCGGCATAAACATTGGTGTATCAAAAGAACCATGAGGTGTATGAACCTTACCTAATCTAGCCCCCGTTTGCTTACATGTTTTAATTAATTCATATGTGATTGCTGCCATGTTTTGTATTTTTCCTTTCTAGTTGTAAAATTTATAGAATTAACATTGCATCGCCAAAACTAAAAAAGCGATATTTTTCACGTACTGCTTCGTTGTATGCTTCTAATACAAAATCTCTATCCGCTAAAGCACTAACTAACATAACAAGTGTTGATTTCGGCAAATGAAAATTGGTGATTAATCCATCAATTACACGAAATTTATAAGGAGGATAAATGAAGATATCCGTCCAACCATTAGCTGCAACTAGCTTCCCATCATAATCACGTGCGATCGTCTCTAACGTCCTTGTAGAAGTTGTTCCTACTGCTATAACTTTACCACCATTTTT
The nucleotide sequence above comes from Paraliobacillus zengyii. Encoded proteins:
- the tgt gene encoding tRNA guanosine(34) transglycosylase Tgt; translation: MAAITYELIKTCKQTGARLGKVHTPHGSFDTPMFMPVGTLATVKTMSPEELEEIGSKIILSNTYHLWLRPGEDIVKEAGGLHKFMNWDGAILTDSGGFQVFSLSDLRDIEEKGVHFRNHISGEKLFLSPEKAMDIQNSLGADIMMAFDECPPYPAEHKYMKDSVERTSRWAERCLEAHNRPGDQGLFGIIQGGEYEDLRRLSAKDLTSLDFPGYAIGGLSVGEPKDVMNRVLDFTTPMLPSEKPRYLMGVGSPDSLIDGAIRGIDMFDCVLPTRIARNGTCMTSEGRVVIRNAKYARDFSPIDPNCKCNTCRNYSRAYIRHLVKANETFGFRLTTYHNLYFLLNLMEQVREAIKEDRLGDFKEKFFEDYGYNKPNAKNF